One genomic region from Anolis sagrei isolate rAnoSag1 chromosome 7, rAnoSag1.mat, whole genome shotgun sequence encodes:
- the DRD2 gene encoding D(2) dopamine receptor isoform X1, protein MDSPNMSWYDGIYENRSLNESGPEPKPAHEYNYYAMLLTLLIFVIVFGNVLVCMAVCREKALQTTTNYLIVSLAVADLLVATLVIPWVVYLEVVGEWRFSRIHCNIFVTLDVMMCTASILNLCAISIDRYTAVAMPMLYNTRYSSKRRVTVMISVVWVLSFAISCPLLFGLNNTEENECIIANPAFVVYSSIVSFYVPFIVTLLVYVQIYIVLRKRRKRVNTKHVGTHLGPDSDTQAPLKDKCTHPEDVKLCTLILKTNGSFPLHKRKVDTVNQIDEMEMATSTSPPEKSKHKPSVPSHSELAVPAPSHMCANSTLKSPMDSPLQVAKNGHTTDNPKTAKAFEIQTMPNGKTRTSLKTISRRKFSQQKEKKATQMLAIVLGVFIICWLPFFITHILNMHCDCNIPQAMYNAFTWLGYVNSAVNPIIYTTFNIEFRKAFMKILHC, encoded by the exons atggatTCCCCCAACATGTCCTGGTATGATGGCATCTATGAGAACAGAAGCCTCAATGAGTCTGGCCCAGAACCAAAGCCTGCCCACGAGTACAACTACTACGCCATGCTCCTCACCCTCCTCATCTTCGTCATCGTCTTTGGCAATGTCCTAGTGTGCATGGCCGTGTGTCGAGAGAAGGCTCTTCAAACCACCACCAACTACTTGATTGTAAGCCTTGCAGTGGCAGACCTTCTGGTGGCCACTCTGGTGATACCATGGGTGGTCTATTTGGAG GTGGTTGGGGAATGGCGATTCAGTCGCATCCACTGCAACATCTTTGTGACTCTGGATGTTATGATGTGCACTGCAAGCATCCTCAACCTTTGTGCCATCAGCATTGACAG GTACACAGCCGTGGCCATGCCGATGCTTTACAACACGCGCTACAGCTCCAAGCGCAGGGTCACCGTCATGATCTCTGTGGTGTGGGTCCTCTCCTTCGCCATCTCCTGCCCCTTGCTTTTTGGGCTCAACAACACAG AGGAGAATGAGTGTATCATTGCCAATCCTGCCTTTGTTGTGTATTCCTCTATCGTCTCCTTCTACGTTCCCTTCATTGTCACCCTGCTGGTGTACGTGCAGATATACATAGTGCTGCGGAAACGCAGGAAGCGGGTCAACACCAAACACGTCGGCACCCACCTGGGCCCGGACTCTGACACGCAGGCCCCGCTGAAG GACAAATGCACGCATCCAGAAGACGTCAAGCTCTGCACGCTCATCTTGAAGACCAATGGTAGCTTCCCGCTTCATAAACGGAAAGTG GACACAGTGAACCAGATCGATGAGATGGAGATGGCCACCAGCACCAGCCCGCCAGAGAAGAGCAAACATAAGCCATCGGTGCCAAGTCACAGCGAGTTAGCTGTGCCGGCCCCATCCCACATGTGTGCCAACTCAACGCTGAAGTCTCCAATGGACAGCCCACTTCAAGTCGCAAAGAACGGGCACACGACAGACAACCCCAAAACAGCCAAGGCCTTTGAGATCCAGACCATGCCCAACGGCAAGACACGGACTTCCCTCAAGACCATAAGTCGGAGGAAATTCTCacagcagaaggaaaagaaagccaCGCAGATGCTTGCCATTGTGCTTG GTGTCTTCATCATCTGTTGGCTCCCTTTCTTCATCACCCACATCCTGAACATGCACTGTGACTGCAACATCCCCCAGGCCATGTACAATGCCTTCACGTGGCTCGGATACGTCAACAGCGCCGTCAACCCCATCATCTACACCACCTTCAACATTGAGTTCCGAAAGGCCTTCATGAAGATCCTCCACTGCTAG
- the DRD2 gene encoding D(2) dopamine receptor isoform X2 — protein MDSPNMSWYDGIYENRSLNESGPEPKPAHEYNYYAMLLTLLIFVIVFGNVLVCMAVCREKALQTTTNYLIVSLAVADLLVATLVIPWVVYLEVVGEWRFSRIHCNIFVTLDVMMCTASILNLCAISIDRYTAVAMPMLYNTRYSSKRRVTVMISVVWVLSFAISCPLLFGLNNTEENECIIANPAFVVYSSIVSFYVPFIVTLLVYVQIYIVLRKRRKRVNTKHVGTHLGPDSDTQAPLKDTVNQIDEMEMATSTSPPEKSKHKPSVPSHSELAVPAPSHMCANSTLKSPMDSPLQVAKNGHTTDNPKTAKAFEIQTMPNGKTRTSLKTISRRKFSQQKEKKATQMLAIVLGVFIICWLPFFITHILNMHCDCNIPQAMYNAFTWLGYVNSAVNPIIYTTFNIEFRKAFMKILHC, from the exons atggatTCCCCCAACATGTCCTGGTATGATGGCATCTATGAGAACAGAAGCCTCAATGAGTCTGGCCCAGAACCAAAGCCTGCCCACGAGTACAACTACTACGCCATGCTCCTCACCCTCCTCATCTTCGTCATCGTCTTTGGCAATGTCCTAGTGTGCATGGCCGTGTGTCGAGAGAAGGCTCTTCAAACCACCACCAACTACTTGATTGTAAGCCTTGCAGTGGCAGACCTTCTGGTGGCCACTCTGGTGATACCATGGGTGGTCTATTTGGAG GTGGTTGGGGAATGGCGATTCAGTCGCATCCACTGCAACATCTTTGTGACTCTGGATGTTATGATGTGCACTGCAAGCATCCTCAACCTTTGTGCCATCAGCATTGACAG GTACACAGCCGTGGCCATGCCGATGCTTTACAACACGCGCTACAGCTCCAAGCGCAGGGTCACCGTCATGATCTCTGTGGTGTGGGTCCTCTCCTTCGCCATCTCCTGCCCCTTGCTTTTTGGGCTCAACAACACAG AGGAGAATGAGTGTATCATTGCCAATCCTGCCTTTGTTGTGTATTCCTCTATCGTCTCCTTCTACGTTCCCTTCATTGTCACCCTGCTGGTGTACGTGCAGATATACATAGTGCTGCGGAAACGCAGGAAGCGGGTCAACACCAAACACGTCGGCACCCACCTGGGCCCGGACTCTGACACGCAGGCCCCGCTGAAG GACACAGTGAACCAGATCGATGAGATGGAGATGGCCACCAGCACCAGCCCGCCAGAGAAGAGCAAACATAAGCCATCGGTGCCAAGTCACAGCGAGTTAGCTGTGCCGGCCCCATCCCACATGTGTGCCAACTCAACGCTGAAGTCTCCAATGGACAGCCCACTTCAAGTCGCAAAGAACGGGCACACGACAGACAACCCCAAAACAGCCAAGGCCTTTGAGATCCAGACCATGCCCAACGGCAAGACACGGACTTCCCTCAAGACCATAAGTCGGAGGAAATTCTCacagcagaaggaaaagaaagccaCGCAGATGCTTGCCATTGTGCTTG GTGTCTTCATCATCTGTTGGCTCCCTTTCTTCATCACCCACATCCTGAACATGCACTGTGACTGCAACATCCCCCAGGCCATGTACAATGCCTTCACGTGGCTCGGATACGTCAACAGCGCCGTCAACCCCATCATCTACACCACCTTCAACATTGAGTTCCGAAAGGCCTTCATGAAGATCCTCCACTGCTAG